The following are encoded together in the Juglans microcarpa x Juglans regia isolate MS1-56 chromosome 2D, Jm3101_v1.0, whole genome shotgun sequence genome:
- the LOC121249418 gene encoding gibberellin-regulated protein 12-like has product MTTPNDWLFEDWRNRELSPSGRAYSDTAASIRHPDMTVESARAMAGIRDDIAIPCPRACNYRCSKTHHRKPCLFFCNKCCQKCLCVPSGTYGNKEECPCYNNWKTKEGRPKCP; this is encoded by the exons ATGACGACGCCGAATGACTGGTTGTTCGAGGACTGGAGAAATAGGGAGCTGAGTCCAAGCGGTCGTGCATATAGTGACACCGCAGCTTCAATACGTCATCCTGACATGACCGTCGAATCAGCCCGAGCTATGGCTGGAATTAGGGATGACATTGCCATTC CGTGTCCGAGGGCCTGCAACTACCGATGCTCAAAAACACATCACAGGAAGCCATGTTTATTCTTCTGCAACAAATGTTGTCAGAAATGTCTCTGTGTTCCCTCGGGAACATATGGGAACAAGGAAGAATGTCCATGCTACAACAACTGGAAAACTAAGGAAGGTCGGCCCAAGTGCCCATGA